In a single window of the Caproicibacterium sp. BJN0003 genome:
- a CDS encoding site-specific integrase produces MAKEKRKDKTRVVLRTGELQRTDGSYQFTWMDENKKRRYVYSRNLDDLREKEKQIAKDKSDGIKTEARYTTVNDLFELWKVLKRGLKNNTFENYKYMYGTFVRQNIGEKRVTVLRKSDIKRYYNYLADERHLKAATIDSIHTVLHQIFDMAVDDDYIRNNPTNNVLRELKQSHVFQTEKRRALTRPEQELFLTYLKSTPSAQHWYPVFAVMVGSGLRVGEVTGLRWCDIDLEEGVIDVNHTLVYYDHRTDESKQGCYFNVNTTKTPASNRQVPMLDFVKEAFLMEKEKQELHNLHCEATIDGYSDFIFINRFGQAQNQATLNKAIRRIIRDCNDEQLLNDENATVLLPHFSCHSLRHTFTTRMCEAGVNVKVIQDALGHKDISTTLNIYTDVTKELKRAEFEGLDSYFKNE; encoded by the coding sequence ATGGCTAAAGAAAAAAGGAAGGATAAAACAAGGGTTGTTCTGCGTACCGGAGAATTACAGAGAACTGACGGAAGCTATCAGTTCACGTGGATGGATGAAAACAAGAAAAGGCGTTATGTGTATTCTCGGAATCTGGACGATCTACGGGAAAAGGAAAAGCAAATAGCTAAAGACAAGAGCGACGGCATCAAAACCGAAGCACGATATACAACAGTCAACGACCTGTTTGAACTTTGGAAAGTGTTAAAGCGTGGATTGAAGAACAACACCTTTGAGAACTACAAATATATGTATGGAACCTTTGTCCGCCAGAATATCGGCGAGAAGCGTGTCACCGTTCTGAGAAAGTCGGACATTAAGCGATACTACAACTATCTTGCCGACGAGAGACACTTAAAGGCGGCTACGATAGACAGTATCCACACGGTACTGCACCAAATCTTTGACATGGCTGTAGACGATGATTATATCAGAAATAACCCTACGAACAATGTTCTCAGAGAACTGAAACAGTCTCATGTCTTTCAAACCGAAAAACGCCGTGCCTTGACACGACCTGAACAAGAGCTGTTCCTCACCTATCTGAAAAGCACACCAAGCGCACAGCACTGGTATCCTGTCTTTGCCGTAATGGTGGGTTCAGGGTTAAGAGTAGGCGAAGTAACCGGGTTAAGGTGGTGTGACATAGATTTGGAGGAAGGCGTTATTGATGTAAATCACACACTGGTCTATTACGATCACAGAACCGATGAAAGTAAACAGGGCTGCTATTTCAATGTAAATACAACAAAGACACCGGCGAGCAACAGACAAGTCCCTATGCTCGATTTTGTTAAAGAAGCATTTCTGATGGAAAAAGAAAAGCAGGAGCTACACAACCTGCACTGCGAGGCAACGATAGACGGATACAGCGATTTCATATTCATCAATCGTTTTGGTCAGGCTCAGAATCAGGCGACACTCAATAAAGCAATCCGTCGTATTATTCGTGACTGCAATGACGAGCAGTTGCTGAACGACGAGAACGCAACGGTATTGCTTCCGCATTTCAGTTGCCACTCACTCAGGCACACTTTCACCACACGAATGTGCGAAGCAGGAGTCAATGTCAAGGTGATACAGGATGCGCTTGGACATAAAGATATTTCGACTACGCTGAACATCTATACCGATGTGACCAAGGAACTGAAGCGGGCTGAGTTTGAAGGTCTTGACAGCTACTTCAAAAATGAGTAG
- a CDS encoding YwbE family protein: MSGQNRADIHIGDKVKIVLKKDQPTGKLTEGIVSRILTNSSHHPHGIKVMLEDGQVGRVQEIEKESANGTTGE; the protein is encoded by the coding sequence ATGAGCGGACAGAATAGAGCCGACATTCATATAGGTGATAAAGTAAAAATCGTACTAAAGAAGGATCAACCTACCGGGAAGCTGACTGAAGGCATCGTTTCACGCATCTTGACGAATAGCAGCCATCATCCACACGGAATCAAAGTCATGTTGGAAGACGGACAGGTCGGACGGGTTCAGGAAATCGAGAAGGAATCGGCAAATGGAACAACAGGAGAATGA
- a CDS encoding helix-turn-helix domain-containing protein has translation MKFGEKVKKSRTDAGLSQEDLAKKIGVSLRTITNYEVQNRYPKKREVYAKLAEVLGVDINYLMTEDEDFVVDASAKYGARGAKQAEQLISEVHGLFAGGELSEADKDGVMKALQQAYWECKEENVQKYTPKKYKK, from the coding sequence ATGAAGTTCGGTGAAAAGGTCAAAAAATCACGCACAGACGCCGGATTGAGCCAAGAAGACCTTGCGAAAAAAATCGGCGTTTCACTCAGAACGATAACGAACTACGAAGTACAGAACCGATACCCCAAAAAGCGTGAGGTGTATGCGAAACTTGCTGAGGTATTAGGTGTCGATATAAACTACCTGATGACCGAGGATGAAGATTTTGTCGTGGATGCCTCTGCAAAATATGGCGCACGGGGTGCAAAACAGGCAGAGCAGCTTATTTCCGAAGTACACGGCTTATTTGCAGGCGGCGAGCTTTCTGAAGCTGACAAGGACGGTGTTATGAAGGCTTTGCAGCAGGCTTACTGGGAGTGCAAAGAAGAAAATGTTCAGAAATACACGCCCAAGAAATATAAAAAATAA
- a CDS encoding type II toxin-antitoxin system PemK/MazF family toxin, whose product MDITSTNKIKRGDIYFFDYGVREGSIQSGKRPVLVLQADNFNVKAPTIIVAAITTVIKKQYLPSHIILGEAFGLAKPSMVMIEQISAVNKLQLTNHIGFVDDEYIWKKINIALKKTFGLWFYNRERAGDIRCLCPKCLKDYMGDSNLVIRRLDPLAAAKEKCDKCENMGWDYVVYDKRTAFERGYGNER is encoded by the coding sequence GTGGACATTACATCAACAAACAAAATCAAACGAGGAGACATCTATTTCTTTGATTATGGAGTGAGAGAAGGCTCTATTCAAAGCGGCAAAAGACCTGTTTTAGTGCTTCAGGCTGACAACTTCAATGTAAAGGCACCGACTATCATCGTTGCTGCCATTACTACCGTAATAAAGAAGCAGTATCTTCCTTCCCACATTATCTTGGGTGAGGCATTCGGTCTTGCAAAGCCATCGATGGTTATGATTGAACAAATCAGCGCTGTGAACAAGTTGCAGCTCACAAACCATATCGGCTTTGTAGATGACGAGTACATCTGGAAAAAGATCAACATCGCACTGAAAAAGACCTTTGGACTTTGGTTTTACAACCGTGAACGGGCAGGTGACATACGCTGCCTATGTCCTAAGTGCCTGAAAGACTATATGGGCGACAGCAACTTGGTAATACGCAGACTTGATCCGCTTGCGGCTGCAAAAGAAAAATGCGATAAGTGCGAAAATATGGGCTGGGATTATGTCGTGTACGATAAGCGTACCGCTTTTGAAAGGGGATATGGAAATGAGCGATAA
- a CDS encoding DNA polymerase Y family protein, translated as MSRIILHCDMNNFYASVECMLDMSLRGHPVAVGGDVENRHGIILAKNYEAKKYGVSTGEALWQAKQKCRNLIIVPPHYEQYLKYSKLAREIYADYTDQIEPYGMDECWLDITGSVPLMGSGEEIANEIRERMKFELGLSISVGVSFNKIFAKLGSDMKKPDATTVIPKASFRDKIWDLPASDMLGVGRATEKVLTSYGIHTIGELAKTPPGLLQSRLGKCGLQILRYANGEDCSPVAKQDYEPPIKSIGHGITTKEDLENAAEVWNVILSLTQDIGHKLRVYNKDAGGIAIDIRDNQLEHRQWQCQFPARTHSTSYIAKAAFDLFARSYQWSNPIRSVTVRAINLTSQDLPEQMDLFVDRTQIERHDKLESVVEQLRDRFGKYAVIPAALCSKNSKMPTDREIELKMPTGMVS; from the coding sequence ATGTCACGAATTATTTTACACTGCGACATGAATAACTTCTACGCCTCCGTCGAATGTATGCTGGATATGAGCCTGCGAGGGCATCCAGTAGCAGTAGGCGGGGATGTGGAGAATCGTCATGGTATCATCCTTGCCAAAAACTACGAAGCAAAGAAGTACGGCGTTTCTACCGGCGAAGCGTTGTGGCAGGCAAAGCAGAAGTGCCGGAACCTGATTATTGTTCCGCCTCACTATGAGCAGTATTTGAAGTATTCAAAACTGGCGCGTGAGATTTACGCAGACTATACGGATCAGATCGAGCCATACGGAATGGACGAGTGCTGGCTTGATATAACCGGCAGCGTACCGCTCATGGGTTCAGGAGAGGAAATCGCAAATGAGATCAGGGAGCGTATGAAGTTTGAGCTTGGCTTATCAATCTCGGTTGGTGTCTCCTTCAACAAAATTTTTGCGAAGCTCGGCAGCGATATGAAAAAGCCTGACGCTACGACGGTTATTCCGAAAGCTTCTTTTCGGGACAAGATATGGGACTTGCCCGCGTCAGATATGCTTGGCGTCGGACGAGCGACCGAAAAGGTTTTGACCTCATACGGAATCCATACTATCGGAGAGCTTGCGAAAACGCCGCCTGGATTGCTGCAAAGCCGGCTCGGAAAGTGCGGGTTGCAAATCCTCCGATATGCGAACGGAGAGGATTGCTCACCCGTGGCAAAACAGGACTATGAGCCGCCGATCAAGAGCATTGGGCACGGAATCACCACAAAGGAAGACCTTGAAAACGCAGCCGAAGTCTGGAATGTCATACTTTCACTCACACAGGACATCGGGCACAAGCTGCGGGTATATAACAAGGACGCCGGTGGAATTGCAATAGATATTCGTGACAACCAGCTTGAGCACCGGCAATGGCAGTGTCAGTTTCCGGCCCGGACGCACAGTACATCCTATATCGCAAAGGCAGCTTTTGATTTGTTTGCAAGGTCATATCAATGGAGTAACCCGATCCGTTCCGTGACTGTCCGAGCAATCAATCTTACCTCTCAAGACCTGCCGGAGCAGATGGACTTGTTTGTAGACCGAACGCAGATAGAGCGCCATGACAAGCTGGAATCTGTTGTGGAGCAGCTTCGGGATCGTTTCGGTAAATACGCGGTCATACCGGCAGCACTCTGTTCCAAGAACAGTAAAATGCCGACCGACCGTGAAATTGAACTAAAAATGCCGACTGGAATGGTCAGCTAA
- a CDS encoding excisionase, producing MEEELDRYIQKLKQQRKDKPIWEKDCLSIEEAAAYSGIGRNKLRQITGKKKCPFVVPLGNQIFVNRTKFDEFIKNQKHI from the coding sequence ATGGAGGAAGAACTGGACAGGTATATTCAAAAGTTGAAGCAGCAACGAAAGGACAAGCCAATATGGGAAAAGGATTGCCTTTCCATTGAGGAAGCTGCTGCGTATTCAGGAATAGGACGCAACAAATTGCGACAGATAACCGGCAAAAAGAAGTGCCCGTTTGTTGTCCCTCTGGGGAATCAAATCTTTGTGAACCGCACCAAATTTGATGAGTTCATCAAAAACCAAAAACACATTTAG
- a CDS encoding ImmA/IrrE family metallo-endopeptidase → MIDSEGIYRAANAAVRFSESRNPFQIARDRGIKVCYSGDFGNLLGMYTCKWKHRIIILNNRLDDYMMKMVCAHELGHDVFHRDLAKDDGIQEFVLFNMINHTEYEANAYAAHVLLDDDRVYSLAREGYDVVQMARTMGSNVNLMLIKMQEMNKLGYDFRIPFDADSTFFKKIHQ, encoded by the coding sequence GTGATCGATTCCGAAGGCATCTACAGAGCGGCTAATGCCGCTGTTCGTTTCAGTGAATCAAGAAATCCCTTTCAAATAGCCCGTGACCGTGGAATCAAAGTATGCTATTCCGGCGACTTCGGCAATTTGCTCGGTATGTACACCTGCAAATGGAAGCACCGCATTATTATATTGAATAACCGATTAGACGATTACATGATGAAGATGGTTTGCGCCCATGAATTGGGTCACGATGTTTTTCACCGTGATCTTGCGAAGGACGACGGTATACAGGAGTTCGTCCTCTTTAATATGATAAACCATACGGAGTATGAAGCAAACGCTTATGCAGCTCACGTTCTTCTTGATGATGACCGGGTTTATTCTCTTGCTCGTGAAGGATACGATGTCGTTCAAATGGCAAGAACGATGGGCTCAAATGTCAATTTGATGCTGATAAAAATGCAGGAGATGAACAAACTCGGATATGACTTTAGAATTCCTTTTGACGCCGACAGTACCTTTTTCAAGAAGATTCACCAATAA
- a CDS encoding ImmA/IrrE family metallo-endopeptidase: protein MKCLSRTDIESIAERVLKAYYQLPQNRDAEIYRIDPEQLVTELLGLKVEYEHLSYDRHILGATTTAPMIIEIFMGDDTEQHYELDGNTILIERDLRDDCTQLGRCNFSLAHEGSHQILKMLYPLDYDANPQIQKIHYYQANSERRKPIADWYEWQANALASAILLPKDLICRGMFMFSLGDKIETLNKLFFPKVYDRFSDLASFLGVSKTALAIRMKQLGLLVNDQLDNPYSIIDVEYEGGM from the coding sequence TTGAAATGTTTGTCACGCACTGATATTGAATCTATCGCCGAACGAGTGTTGAAAGCCTATTATCAGCTTCCGCAAAACAGGGATGCGGAAATCTACCGTATTGACCCGGAACAGCTTGTAACAGAATTATTGGGGCTTAAAGTCGAATATGAGCACCTCTCATATGACCGCCACATTCTCGGAGCGACAACGACAGCCCCTATGATAATTGAAATTTTCATGGGAGACGACACCGAGCAGCACTACGAGCTGGACGGTAATACGATATTGATTGAACGAGATCTGCGGGACGACTGCACTCAACTTGGACGCTGTAATTTCTCGCTTGCGCATGAGGGCAGTCATCAAATCCTGAAAATGCTGTACCCACTGGACTATGACGCTAATCCGCAAATACAGAAGATACACTATTATCAGGCAAATTCAGAGAGACGAAAACCTATTGCCGATTGGTATGAGTGGCAGGCTAATGCGCTGGCATCTGCAATACTGCTGCCGAAAGACCTGATATGCCGTGGAATGTTTATGTTCTCTCTCGGCGATAAGATCGAAACGCTTAACAAGTTGTTCTTTCCAAAGGTTTATGACCGGTTTTCAGATTTGGCGTCATTCCTTGGCGTATCAAAGACCGCATTGGCAATCCGAATGAAGCAGCTCGGCCTTTTGGTAAACGATCAGCTTGATAACCCATATAGCATCATAGATGTTGAATATGAGGGAGGTATGTAA
- a CDS encoding excisionase, with the protein MEEAIHSSRKRYEVPIWHKTNLSIEEAVAYTGLGRDKLYQMTNKEDCPFVLWVGERRMIKRMKFDEYIAKAYSI; encoded by the coding sequence ATGGAAGAAGCAATTCATTCATCAAGGAAAAGGTACGAAGTCCCAATCTGGCACAAAACCAACCTGTCTATTGAAGAAGCAGTCGCTTATACAGGTTTAGGTCGAGACAAGCTTTATCAGATGACAAACAAAGAGGATTGCCCCTTTGTTCTATGGGTCGGTGAACGACGAATGATAAAAAGAATGAAATTTGACGAGTACATCGCAAAAGCATACTCAATTTAG
- a CDS encoding excisionase — MSDNNNSSKRPKYDVPLWHKTNLSIEEAVAYTGIGRDKLREMTSRENCPFVLWIGNRRLIKRMVFDEYIAKMYSV, encoded by the coding sequence ATGAGCGATAACAATAATAGCAGTAAACGCCCAAAGTACGATGTCCCATTGTGGCATAAAACCAACCTGTCAATTGAAGAAGCTGTCGCCTACACGGGCATTGGCAGAGACAAACTACGTGAGATGACGAGTCGTGAAAATTGCCCATTTGTCCTATGGATTGGGAATCGAAGGCTGATAAAGAGGATGGTCTTTGATGAGTACATTGCGAAGATGTATTCAGTCTAA